From the Methanofollis sp. genome, the window AGAGAGAATGGGACCCACCGCCTCCCCTAAAATACAGGTCGGGGGACTACTCGAAGACCCGATGGTCTTCTCATGAGCCCTGCCGGTGGCACGAAAAAAAAGGAAGCGGCCTTCAGACCGCGAACCTGAAGAGAGCCCAGGCGATGATGAGCATGATGGCGGAGAACTTGAGACCGGCCGTCGCGCGGCCCTCACCCATCTGCCCGGCAACGAGGCCCGAGAAAAAGCCCATGACCATCGCGGAGTGGGAGAAGATCCTCTTGTAGAGGTCCATATCGACATTGCCCATGAACTGGCTCCCTGCACCTGACGCCGACGCAGCGGCGCCGGCCTCGGCCATCGTCGTGAGGAAGGTGGACTCGAGGACCACGATCACGAAGAGGAAGACGAAGAAGGCGATGAGGATGATCACCTCATAGATGATCATGTTGCTCGCCCGCTCTGTCTTCAGGTTGATGAACTCATAACTGTCCCGTGCCGCCGCCCGCAGCACCTCAGAGATGTCGCCGCCTGCCTTGCTTGCCTTTGCAATGAGGTCGACGGAACGCTCGGCAAGGGGAGTCCCGAGTCGCTGGCCGAAGTTATAGATTGCCTCGACAAAGGGGATGTTCCAGGACATGTCCACGTTGAGTTTTCTGATGTACGGCGTGAGCGCCCCGTACTCGCCTCCAGCGACGATGTGGATAGCGTTTGGCAGGGTCATGCCCGCGTCGTTCATCCCGGCAACGTCCCTGAAAAAGTTCGGGAGCGCGTCTTCAATGTTTTTCTCCCGCTTCCCATCCCTGAAATCGAGAATTGCAAGCGGGACTATCGGAATAAGGACTGAAAAGACGATGACATCATCGATGAGTGTGGTATTGAAGAGGGCCGACCACCCGTAATTGACGATGATCAGGGAGAAACCGACGATAAAGAAGAGGAATGAGAAGGGGACCGTCGCAATGAGACTGTTGAGCGGGGTCTCGGTGAGCACCTGGACAGGGTGCTTCATGAACCGCCCGAAGCCCACCCGCGTCTTCCGCTGGTGCTCGATCTTATCGACGATCTGCATTTCCCGGCTCTCATACCTTTCCAGTTCGGACGCCTTCACCCGGGCGTTGCCCGTTCCTTCGCGGTTGAAGAGGTCGTTAAAGAGTGACTTAAATCCCATATCACACCTCCGGAGTCATCGCACTGATCAGGATGATGAACATGATGCTCCCGAACGGCACCATGAGATAGATGATGATCATCAGGAAGATCGGGTTCGAGTCGCCGCCGATGATCGACATGATCGACTGCAGGATGATCAGGAAGAGGGTGCCGGCGACCATGGCCGTCACATAACTCTCGGCAATGAGCCCGAGGGTTTCGAGGAAGGTCTTCTGCTGCTGGTGATTTTCGTTGCCGTACTGAACGGCCTTGTTCCTGAAGTATTCGGTGAGGTTCGCACCCGAGGAGATCGTCGCCATTGCACCCTGGAAAAATTCCTTCATCCTCGCACTCGGCGTGAAGGTCGAGGCGATACGCATCGCCTCGATGAGGTCTTTGCCGAACATATCGATCTCGCGAGAGATGTACCGCGCCTCGACGGCGGTCTCCCCGTAGATCGGGCTCTGTCCGAGGAGCCTGAAGACCTCGGCAGGCGTGATGCCTGCAGTGGACATCGCCGTCACATAGTTGATCGCGTACGGGAGAGTGGCGTCGATGTTCCGTCGCCGGTTCCCGGACACAACCTTCGGGTAGATCAGGAAGGCAAAGTAGGTGAATCCCCCGAAGATGAGGAGAGAGAGGAGGACGACAACCGTTGTCCCGATGAGGAGACGGTAGTCTGAAAACCCATAAAAGAAGGAGGGCAACGCTCCCTTGTAGGTGATCATCGAGGGGATGTTCAGGAAGAAGGTGACCGCGCCGAGCAGCACTGCCATGCCAAGGCCCGCAACGATGGACGCAACATAGGCCGTCGAGAGGTACGCCTCGAAAGGCGTCTTCAGCCGCGCCTGCATCAGGTCGCTCCTCAGCTCAACATAATCTTCCCTTTTTTCCTTCACCCGCTGTCCGAGCAGGTTGAAGCTGAACCGTTCAAAACCATTCATTGCGATGCACCTTCTCCATAGAGGTCATGCCGTACGACGTCCATGACCGCGTCAGGGTCACGGAAGTACGAGATGAGCATCTTCGAGACATCCCTGAAGTGCCGGATCTTCTGTCTCCGCATCCACTCCAGGATCTCCTGCCGCCTCTTGAGTTCCTCGCGCATCCGTGCCTCGCTCCATCCCCGCGTCTCCATGATGCTCTCAAGCACGTACGACTTGCCCGAATACCTGATCTCGTCGGTGGCCTGGTGCCAGGAAAAGACCTCGTTCGTGATCAATTCGTTGGTCCTCGGGTCGATGTCCAGGATCTCGATGATCTGTTTGTTGCGGCGGATACGCTGGCCGCCGACCCGCGCCTGCACCTGAATGCAGACGAGGTTCAGGGATGTGAGCATGTTCCGCGGGACGTCCAGGGGGGGGTTTTCAAGACGGTGGACGACGCTTGCCACCGAGTCGGCGTGCATGGTTGCATAGGTGACGTGGCCGGTGGACATTGCCTGGAAGAGGGTCTGGGCCTCCTTGCCACGGACCTCACCGACACAGATGTACTCGGGCCGCTGCCGCAGCGCCGCACGCAGGAGTTCGTACATGTCGATCGCACCCTTGCCGCCGGTGTCGAAGGAGTCACGGGTGACCGAGGGAATCCAGTTGGGGTGCGGGAGTTTCAATTCACGCGTATCTTCCAGGGAGACGATCTTCGCGAGGGGCGGGATGAAGAGGGAGATGGCGTTGAGGGCTGTTGTCTTCCCAGATGCCGTGCCGCCAGCAAAGATCGCCGAGTTCCCCGCCTCGACCGCAAGCCAGAGGAAGGCGACGGAGAGAGGCGAGAAGGTGCCCCACTCGATGAGGTCGGTCGGGGTGATAGGTTCGTCCTTGAATTTCCTGATGGTGAAGGTCGAACCGTGGGCCGTGACCTCCTTGCCGAGGGTCATCTGGATACGGGAACCATCGACCATCGTTGCATCGAGCATCGGTTCGGCGATGGAGATGTACTTCCCTGACCTCTGGGCCAGTTTGGTGACGAAGGAGTCGAGTTCGACCGCATTGGTGTACATCATGTTCGTCTTGATCGACTCGTAACCGCCGTGGAAAACGAAGATTGGATTGTCCAGACCGTCGCAGGAGATATCCTCGATAAACTTGTCGTGCATGATGGCGTCGATCAGACCGTCGCCGAGGAAGTCGCGTTCTATGTGGTAGAAGAGTTTCTCGCGGGCGACCGGTGTCAGGCTGATACCGTAATCCGAGATGATTTCGTCGGAAAGGTCGCGGAGAACCTTTCTGGCCCCATCTCTGGAGATGTCCTTCGTGTTGACGTCGAGCTGTTCAAAGAGACGGCTCTTGATCTCGCCGAGGAGTTCTTTCTCGGCATCGGAGAGGACCGGTTCAAGCACCTCGTAGGTGTACTCGTGCGAGGCGTTGTCGTAGATGATCCTGATATAGGCGTAGGGTTCGTTGACCGGGTAGAGTTCGACTTCCTCGATGCCGGGCGCGGGTGTGAAGGCGAGGTCGACGAGAGGGCCGTGGCGCCGGGGGTCGTACTCCTCCACTTTCCGGACAAGTTTGGTAAAGAGATTGATCTTCCCCAGGAAACCAGCTTTTTTCTCCTGGTCCTTCCCGATCACCACGCTCCGTGCCTCTTCGGTGATCGTCGGGAACGCCTCCTTCCAGAGGGTGTCGATCTCGGGTGGGAGAGAGCCCATACCAAGCGGGGCGTCTCGCGCGGCCTGATCGAGTGCAAGTTCTTCGACGTCGAAAGTCGCGGCCTTCGGGAGGATCAGTTCTGAAAGAGCGCCGATATCCTCGGCATTCGTGATCCCGGCAATAGCAGATTCTTCGTCCTCTCCGGCTTCGGGAACGGCCCCTCCAGACCAACGGGTCTTTTTCGGGGTGGCCGTGGCCAGGGGCGCTGCAGGTGTGTCGGTCAAACCTGCAATGTCCTCAGGATCCACCTCGTCGAGCCGGGGTGCCGCGGGGGTCGTGGCACCCTCGTCACCGAAGATCGAATCGATCATGCCCTGGAGTGCATCGATATCGTCAAGGTCGATAGCCGGCACCCGGCTTTCCGGTGCCGGCCTGATCTCTTCTGCGGGGGCCGGACCCGGAGCCGTTTCAGCCTCTTCGGGACCGAGTTCCACGGGAGTGGCAACAGGGCTTTCTTTCACCGCAGGGGCCTCTTGAACGGTCGGGTCCGCGGCATCCTCATCCGAAACCTCGTGCATGCTCCTGACATCGCGGATCATGGAATGAATGTCAAGGTTCCTGTTTCCCTCCACCATCGACCTGAGGGAGGTAAGGGTCCTGTCGTCCTCGCCTTTTTCTGCGTCCTCTCCGGGAGAGACATAACCGTCGGTCTGCTCTGTCGGATTTCCCCGTATACGATCCAGAATATCATGCAGGCGGTGCTGCGCGTGTTTGCCTTTATCCATCCATCATCCCACCCAGTTCAATGACCAGTTCACTGCGGGATCC encodes:
- a CDS encoding type II secretion system F family protein; its protein translation is MGFKSLFNDLFNREGTGNARVKASELERYESREMQIVDKIEHQRKTRVGFGRFMKHPVQVLTETPLNSLIATVPFSFLFFIVGFSLIIVNYGWSALFNTTLIDDVIVFSVLIPIVPLAILDFRDGKREKNIEDALPNFFRDVAGMNDAGMTLPNAIHIVAGGEYGALTPYIRKLNVDMSWNIPFVEAIYNFGQRLGTPLAERSVDLIAKASKAGGDISEVLRAAARDSYEFINLKTERASNMIIYEVIILIAFFVFLFVIVVLESTFLTTMAEAGAAASASGAGSQFMGNVDMDLYKRIFSHSAMVMGFFSGLVAGQMGEGRATAGLKFSAIMLIIAWALFRFAV
- a CDS encoding type II secretion system F family protein, which translates into the protein MNGFERFSFNLLGQRVKEKREDYVELRSDLMQARLKTPFEAYLSTAYVASIVAGLGMAVLLGAVTFFLNIPSMITYKGALPSFFYGFSDYRLLIGTTVVVLLSLLIFGGFTYFAFLIYPKVVSGNRRRNIDATLPYAINYVTAMSTAGITPAEVFRLLGQSPIYGETAVEARYISREIDMFGKDLIEAMRIASTFTPSARMKEFFQGAMATISSGANLTEYFRNKAVQYGNENHQQQKTFLETLGLIAESYVTAMVAGTLFLIILQSIMSIIGGDSNPIFLMIIIYLMVPFGSIMFIILISAMTPEV
- a CDS encoding ATPase, T2SS/T4P/T4SS family, with product MDKGKHAQHRLHDILDRIRGNPTEQTDGYVSPGEDAEKGEDDRTLTSLRSMVEGNRNLDIHSMIRDVRSMHEVSDEDAADPTVQEAPAVKESPVATPVELGPEEAETAPGPAPAEEIRPAPESRVPAIDLDDIDALQGMIDSIFGDEGATTPAAPRLDEVDPEDIAGLTDTPAAPLATATPKKTRWSGGAVPEAGEDEESAIAGITNAEDIGALSELILPKAATFDVEELALDQAARDAPLGMGSLPPEIDTLWKEAFPTITEEARSVVIGKDQEKKAGFLGKINLFTKLVRKVEEYDPRRHGPLVDLAFTPAPGIEEVELYPVNEPYAYIRIIYDNASHEYTYEVLEPVLSDAEKELLGEIKSRLFEQLDVNTKDISRDGARKVLRDLSDEIISDYGISLTPVAREKLFYHIERDFLGDGLIDAIMHDKFIEDISCDGLDNPIFVFHGGYESIKTNMMYTNAVELDSFVTKLAQRSGKYISIAEPMLDATMVDGSRIQMTLGKEVTAHGSTFTIRKFKDEPITPTDLIEWGTFSPLSVAFLWLAVEAGNSAIFAGGTASGKTTALNAISLFIPPLAKIVSLEDTRELKLPHPNWIPSVTRDSFDTGGKGAIDMYELLRAALRQRPEYICVGEVRGKEAQTLFQAMSTGHVTYATMHADSVASVVHRLENPPLDVPRNMLTSLNLVCIQVQARVGGQRIRRNKQIIEILDIDPRTNELITNEVFSWHQATDEIRYSGKSYVLESIMETRGWSEARMREELKRRQEILEWMRRQKIRHFRDVSKMLISYFRDPDAVMDVVRHDLYGEGASQ